The Montipora capricornis isolate CH-2021 chromosome 3, ASM3666992v2, whole genome shotgun sequence genome includes the window TGCGCTTTGTTTGTCTCTGTGGataacgcaaaaaaaaaaactgcagtaGTTGTGAACCATGTCAGTTTTTCGCTTTGAAGTTGAATTCCCCATTTATTTTACAATACGGTCGGGTTCGAAATCGGGGAAACTGAAATCGAAGCTACGAAATTCACCTTTTATTCAAAGGGTCTAACATGAACGTTtaagttttcaaatgacaaaaaaataagaaagatCAGAGTAACCTTTTTTTCCGTTTGTACTTCATTATTGAGAATTCAATAAACTCATCGCATAGCGAGAGCCAAAtgatggtttttgaggagaggggaaaactggagtacccggagaaaaacctctccaTGCAGAGTAGAAACaccaactcaacccacatatgacgccaaatGACGCACGTTGTGTAGTatgtagacttgccacaagtcgacctcacgataatcccaggggaaaatgttttggcgagcgaatcgtgattctTCTTACGCGAAGTAAAtaagcgagcgacgaagtcgctttgttccgcgcgtatctagacgaagcTGAGTTTGAGGAAATGTGATCTAAAGCCAACAAACGTGATCTATTTTCTGGGAAGTATAAATGTGATTATCGAGCCGGAAACGAAAGAGAAACCGATAAACATTGTTATGCTAATTTTCCCTGTATTAAATCATGATTAATCACAGTAATCAACTCTGgttaaaacaaaatagcgtgaatctgccgtccacgcgtgtattggtatAATGGAAgtgaatttgattggccgatgaaggtcatgtcaatcaatcaaaaaaagtgggcggaaggaatatcaaagaggaatttggtcaggctctatttttgaGCAACCTtaaaatccggaatccagaatccggaatcacagtacaatacagagagtaaaaactaacctaaacattcataaaagctaaccttaggcctaattaggcctaaaaacgtttgtttagttttagggttgcccctatttttcgtttcgccaactccacattacgtaccgcgcgaaactaaaatagagcctgatcgcaggttagtatAAATCCAGTCACCGTTTGCATAGAAAACCACGTGATTGCGAGTGCAATTCAGTTGGGATGAATTATTAGTAAAAGACTGCACAATGCTGGAGGGCgaactttgaaattaaaatttgcgAGTTGACCGTGCATTTTCAGTGAGCAAATGGAAATTGCCGAGAGAAAATGGAAATGCCCGCCACAAATAGGCCAACGGAGAAAACAAATACAGACACTCTTCGGCCACCATAGAAAACAGATAATTTAACACTCAGGTTCTCCTTATTAGTGCCAAAGCAAATGCGGGATATCAATTGGCAGTCATCATTGCTACGATTGTTCCTGTAGGGAAACATTTTTTCATTAAACGTGGCGTTCTGGAATacaattgtttgttttttgaaaatggcaTTACGCTAGAGGCGTCATTACAAACATCTGTGTTTTTCGCGCTCTGATGAATTTACATGATCAAGGAAGTCACGTATtcccacaggctccccaagctgaaaatacgtggtgtatgcgacagtttgtgtatatagagaattgtatgggaaaatcaccgatcgtaaaaaaattgtgtaaataactttctcatttgaaataaagttttcctacctcaaatgtgtgacgaacttgtctcttttgccgagtttagagccattctggcGCCATTCTGGCGCTGGCAACACTacgttgttgacttgtgaccgggcagtcactAACTATTTGTACCCCATGAGTTTCATAggcaacggtcgtgttgccagcgcgcggtcaaattcaaatggtccaatcagagttgaggctgaaaccatcttgcgagtttccgttgttgactgcccggtcacaagcctctgaggaaagccgaagaggtgaattttaaggcaaagttttcgttcgtcttgagtctttcggccgccgaaacacacgtatttggagtgaaatttattgggctttatggaactgttgtttttattgcgattcgggacttttcctgttaaggagaaaacgatttgtggagtgacgtctggccagcgatggatggagtggtcggccttcctattattttagcaaCGGCCTaaacggccttccggataacttctctaaacggcgtcagaatggctctaaactcggcaaaagagacaagttcgtcacacattggaggtaggaaaactttatttcaaatgagatagttatttaaacaatttttttacgatcggtgattttcccatacaattctctatatacacaaactgtcccatacaccacgtattttcagcttgggaaGCCTGTGGTATTCCAGATGGAAATGACTGGCGCCTTATCAAACTTTCACTAGCCCCGGCCTTATGACAATCTATCTAATTCTGTCTATTTTGCTGTAGATTGGTTTTAGAAAATGCCTCCTTCAATGTTTACCATCGCGTTTAATTAAGGAAAATGACGTGGTCGTCATTTCAATAAAAGGTCATTTAAAGTTCTCGATGAAGTGATGCTGCATCACAATTTGCCTTGATTATTATTCAAAGTTTTTAAATCCATTGGACTTAATGGACTACGGATGGTTCTTTCAGTACCACCTTGAGAGCTCGGCGCACCCATATTTCGTAAGAAAAAGCGTTTGAAACTTTGGCGAAACTCCTCACTTACCAAAGAATAAATGAAAAAGTTTGCCGATGAGTTGGCAACGACACATAACACGCAGGTGTTGTAATATACCCAGACATATTTGTGCGCGTAGATTTCTTCCCAATACAAGACTGCGAGGCGGAAAACATTGAGTGGCAACATCGTCACAGCAAAAACTACAACGACTGGAATTAAGAGATTTTTGGCTTTGGTGTTTTGTCGCTCGCGAATCCTTTTTCGAATCTTTTGCTCGCCACCGTCGGTACATTCTTTTCTGATTAACCTGTTGAACTTGCTACTGACACGGAGCTTCCGTGAAATGCTACAGAACGTAGCCGCAATGATACCAAGCGGAAGAACGTACCAGAATATGGTTAAGCCGATCGTGTAAGACTGTTTCATTTTGTACCCTTCCTCGTTGTTTGGCCACTTTGGGAAACATTCGACCACGTCGTAAGCGGGTTTGTGATCAGTAAACTCCATAACAAGATACAACGGCAAAGATATGACCAAAAACGACAACAACCAAACACAGGCTACCATCCGGCGCGCAGATTTGAACACAGTGGAC containing:
- the LOC138040862 gene encoding neuropeptide Y receptor type 2-like → MNLADGSTSNLTSNGIPDGGLEIAYYKETLWFEIFRLTFQVFLAFVGVAGNIIVCFVISSQVHMRTITNYFIRNLAMADIGVLLLAFPLAVIKEQAPDHWPLGRFTCLYVLPLCDVFLGVSVWSITLIAFDRYRAIVRGALPKRGSTVFKSARRMVACVWLLSFLVISLPLYLVMEFTDHKPAYDVVECFPKWPNNEEGYKMKQSYTIGLTIFWYVLPLGIIAATFCSISRKLRVSSKFNRLIRKECTDGGEQKIRKRIRERQNTKAKNLLIPVVVVFAVTMLPLNVFRLAVLYWEEIYAHKYVWVYYNTCVLCVVANSSANFFIYSLVSEEFRQSFKRFFLRNMGAPSSQGGTERTIRSPLSPMDLKTLNNNQGKL